Proteins from a genomic interval of Nitrospiria bacterium:
- a CDS encoding gamma-glutamylcyclotransferase family protein, with protein MKLKYFAYGSNLDQKAMKKRCPDSTPLQPGVLKGYSLGFTYDSAGWVGGVADIMENPHEEVWGLLYEISERNLEKLDEYEGYPMAYTRFTTSIQTSSGMIENVWVYEVVQKRGFVAPTKEYLDIIKKAGKEFNFPEHYRKKLDKVETR; from the coding sequence ATGAAGCTTAAATACTTCGCATACGGTTCAAACCTGGATCAAAAGGCAATGAAAAAAAGGTGCCCCGATTCCACACCTCTTCAACCGGGAGTTCTCAAGGGATATTCTTTAGGCTTCACCTACGACTCAGCGGGATGGGTTGGAGGGGTTGCGGATATTATGGAAAATCCTCATGAGGAAGTATGGGGGTTGCTGTACGAAATCTCAGAACGGAATTTGGAAAAACTCGATGAATATGAGGGATATCCCATGGCCTACACACGCTTTACCACCTCAATTCAAACCTCTTCGGGAATGATAGAAAATGTTTGGGTGTATGAGGTGGTCCAAAAAAGAGGCTTCGTGGCTCCCACAAAGGAGTATCTTGATATCATTAAGAAAGCTGGAAAAGAATTTAATTTTCCGGAGCATTACCGAAAGAAATTGGATAAAGTTGAAACCAGGTGA
- a CDS encoding DUF4440 domain-containing protein yields the protein MKTLTPLDAVTQFVNAMNQGDLETALSMYEPGASLVVKPGVVATGTLALREALAGFVALKPILTSEAQQVVEAGDVALYCAQWSLRGTDPIGNPVQMSGRSSDILRRQPDRNWLIALDNPWGTNIVA from the coding sequence ATGAAAACCCTTACTCCGCTTGATGCAGTAACTCAATTCGTCAATGCAATGAACCAGGGCGATCTTGAAACGGCGCTGAGTATGTACGAACCGGGAGCATCTCTCGTTGTAAAGCCCGGCGTTGTGGCAACCGGAACCTTGGCGCTACGCGAGGCACTCGCGGGGTTCGTGGCGTTAAAGCCGATTCTGACGAGCGAGGCACAACAGGTTGTGGAAGCCGGCGATGTCGCGCTTTACTGTGCGCAGTGGAGTTTGCGTGGAACCGATCCCATAGGAAACCCGGTGCAAATGAGCGGTCGCTCGTCCGACATCCTACGGCGCCAACCTGATAGAAACTGGTTGATCGCATTGGATAACCCTTGGGGCACGAATATCGTAGCGTAG
- a CDS encoding TfoX/Sxy family protein, translating to MSRYSEFLEFVVEQMSFLGRPRVRAMFGGHGVYQDNCIFAIIIEDRLYFKGDPTTRSEFEAKGLNPFTYVARGKSVTMQYFEAPPEVFEEPEAMRSRVQKALGVALRAKGSKTPNKALNRTRQKRRAG from the coding sequence ATGTCTCGGTACAGCGAATTTTTGGAGTTTGTCGTCGAGCAAATGTCGTTTCTTGGAAGGCCGCGGGTCCGCGCCATGTTCGGCGGCCACGGTGTTTATCAGGACAATTGTATCTTTGCAATCATAATTGAGGACAGACTGTACTTCAAAGGAGACCCCACTACTCGTAGTGAATTTGAAGCAAAAGGCTTGAACCCATTTACTTATGTCGCACGCGGCAAGTCCGTGACCATGCAATATTTCGAAGCTCCACCAGAAGTGTTCGAAGAACCGGAGGCCATGCGCAGTAGGGTGCAAAAGGCTTTGGGAGTTGCACTCAGAGCCAAGGGGTCCAAAACGCCCAACAAGGCGCTCAACCGGACACGCCAAAAGCGGCGCGCCGGTTAG
- a CDS encoding DUF2283 domain-containing protein has product MKVSYFEDTDTLYIELLDSDIAESKDLDENTILDVDAEGNVCAITFEHASQRTDVRNLIVEGMAA; this is encoded by the coding sequence ATGAAAGTCAGCTACTTCGAAGACACGGATACTCTGTACATTGAGTTACTTGACAGCGACATTGCGGAATCCAAAGATCTGGATGAGAACACTATTCTTGATGTTGATGCAGAAGGTAACGTCTGTGCAATTACATTCGAGCATGCAAGCCAACGCACTGACGTAAGAAATCTGATTGTTGAAGGCATGGCGGCATAA
- a CDS encoding VOC family protein has translation MSEVSVRYMIDDVPAAIEFYTTLLGFTLEHDASPAFAAVSRNGVRLLLSGEGSSGKRPLPDGRRQEPGGWNRVHLEVTDLAAEVARLRAAGVSFRTNEIVTGPGGAQVILEDPSGNPVELFQSRR, from the coding sequence ATGTCTGAAGTCAGCGTACGCTACATGATTGATGATGTGCCCGCGGCTATTGAGTTCTACACAACGCTCCTTGGTTTCACTCTTGAGCATGATGCCTCACCCGCCTTTGCCGCGGTTTCACGTAACGGCGTGCGGCTCTTGCTGAGTGGCGAAGGTAGCTCAGGGAAGCGCCCGCTGCCAGACGGTCGCCGCCAGGAACCGGGCGGTTGGAATCGAGTGCACCTAGAGGTGACCGATCTCGCTGCGGAAGTTGCGCGGCTGCGTGCAGCGGGGGTTTCCTTCCGCACGAATGAAATTGTGACGGGGCCAGGCGGTGCACAGGTCATTCTCGAGGACCCGTCGGGCAACCCAGTGGAGTTATTCCAGTCTCGGCGCTGA
- a CDS encoding phage integrase N-terminal SAM-like domain-containing protein, with translation MRYWWGFQAVLPNTRYQRSQGAITQTYMPDATRSQQPKLLDEVRKVLRLHHYSIHTERSYVDWIVRFVRFHCMRSREDQGAKIPPPRRISAPRLE, from the coding sequence ATGCGATATTGGTGGGGTTTTCAGGCGGTTTTGCCCAATACCCGTTATCAGCGATCTCAGGGTGCCATCACACAGACTTATATGCCCGACGCGACGAGAAGTCAACAACCAAAACTCCTCGATGAAGTCCGAAAGGTGCTCCGTCTACACCACTACTCCATTCACACCGAGCGATCCTATGTGGATTGGATCGTACGGTTCGTCCGTTTCCACTGCATGCGGTCGCGCGAGGACCAGGGAGCAAAAATTCCGCCGCCGCGGCGGATCTCAGCGCCGAGACTGGAATAA